The following are encoded together in the Candidatus Woesebacteria bacterium genome:
- a CDS encoding glycine--tRNA ligase, with amino-acid sequence MQEIASLCKRRGFVFQSSEIYGGWEASYDFGPLGAEMLRNLRNLWWEEFVQRKDNVVGLDGAIISHPRVWEASGHVESFSDVMVEDIKTHKRYRADHLSDKVEDGMKPEEVAEIIKKYDIKSPDGNPLSEPKYFNQLVEVEIGTTQNTKTKAYLRGETCQPIFYNYALVKDAMRLKLPFAIAQIGKAFRNEIKVGPYFFRTREFEQMELEMYVNPKDATAVFEDFKKWSLDFLTSIGLKKDDLRLRDQEFKERAHYNKVATDVEYRFKLSNEDKSATGGEWKEFQGIHYRSDWDLMRHGKYSGSDFTYYDEETKEKFIPHVVEYSIGLNRLMLVLLNDAYTKEEKRVVLKLHPKVAPYKASIFPLLANKPELVKKAREIYDTLRKSFNVSWDDRGNIGKRYLSQDEIGTPWCITVDFDTLKDASVTIRDRDTTKQERISIEKLTDWLHDKLAS; translated from the coding sequence ATGCAAGAAATTGCATCCTTGTGCAAAAGAAGGGGATTTGTGTTTCAATCATCGGAAATATATGGGGGTTGGGAGGCTTCCTATGATTTTGGTCCGCTGGGAGCGGAAATGCTTAGGAATTTAAGAAACCTGTGGTGGGAAGAATTTGTGCAACGCAAAGATAATGTGGTCGGACTGGATGGTGCAATCATTTCTCATCCGCGAGTATGGGAGGCAAGCGGTCACGTTGAGAGCTTTTCCGATGTTATGGTAGAGGATATCAAAACACACAAACGATATCGTGCAGATCATTTATCGGACAAAGTCGAAGACGGAATGAAACCTGAAGAAGTTGCAGAAATAATCAAAAAATACGACATAAAAAGTCCTGATGGTAATCCTCTGTCAGAGCCGAAATATTTCAATCAATTGGTTGAGGTAGAAATTGGAACGACACAAAACACCAAGACGAAAGCATACTTGCGAGGTGAGACTTGTCAGCCGATATTTTATAATTACGCTCTGGTTAAGGATGCTATGCGCCTAAAGTTACCTTTTGCTATTGCGCAAATCGGCAAAGCTTTTCGGAACGAGATTAAAGTTGGTCCTTACTTTTTTAGAACAAGAGAGTTTGAACAAATGGAATTGGAAATGTACGTTAATCCCAAAGACGCTACAGCAGTTTTTGAAGATTTCAAGAAATGGAGCCTTGATTTCCTTACAAGTATTGGTTTGAAAAAAGATGACTTAAGGCTTCGTGATCAGGAATTCAAGGAGCGCGCGCATTACAATAAAGTCGCAACAGATGTGGAATACCGTTTTAAACTTTCTAATGAAGATAAAAGTGCGACCGGTGGTGAATGGAAAGAATTTCAGGGTATTCACTATCGTTCTGATTGGGATCTAATGCGCCACGGTAAATATTCCGGCAGTGATTTTACATATTACGATGAGGAGACGAAAGAGAAATTTATTCCCCATGTTGTTGAATATTCAATTGGATTAAATCGCCTGATGCTTGTTTTACTAAATGATGCTTATACGAAAGAAGAGAAGAGAGTAGTCCTTAAACTTCATCCTAAAGTTGCACCATATAAAGCAAGTATTTTTCCACTTTTGGCCAACAAACCCGAACTGGTCAAAAAGGCTCGAGAAATTTATGATACTTTAAGAAAGAGCTTTAATGTCTCCTGGGACGATAGAGGAAATATCGGAAAGAGGTATTTATCTCAAGATGAAATCGGAACACCCTGGTGCATAACAGTCGATTTTGATACGCTTAAAGACGCGTCGGTTACTATTCGCGACCGAGATACGACCAAACAAGAGCGAATCTCGATAGAAAAGTTAACGGACTGGTTACACGATAAATTGGCAAGTTAA
- the recO gene encoding DNA repair protein RecO: MLPRNFSSEAIVLSRKNYGEADRIITLFTKDYGKITLIAKGVRRPKSRKRGSLEVFGIVKFSAVRGKNWHIMTEAVIVDDLKKVRIDIRRVTVAYFIVETIHKLTKDEEAHKDAYKITRYYLNKLKISTSLKKLRHAFIREIIISFGYWPRSKTLNNYDTILEEITEREMTTSRVGRKLLT; this comes from the coding sequence ATGTTACCGAGAAATTTTTCGTCTGAAGCAATTGTGTTATCGCGTAAAAATTACGGTGAAGCTGATCGTATTATTACTCTTTTTACCAAAGACTATGGAAAGATTACGTTAATTGCAAAAGGTGTCAGGCGTCCAAAAAGCAGAAAAAGAGGATCGTTGGAGGTGTTTGGAATCGTTAAATTCTCAGCCGTAAGAGGAAAAAACTGGCACATTATGACCGAAGCTGTCATTGTTGACGACCTGAAAAAAGTGCGAATTGACATACGGCGTGTAACGGTAGCATATTTTATTGTCGAAACGATTCACAAATTGACCAAGGATGAAGAAGCACACAAAGATGCTTATAAAATCACCAGATATTATTTAAACAAGCTAAAAATTTCAACCAGTTTAAAAAAACTCCGTCACGCTTTTATCAGAGAAATTATTATTTCCTTTGGATATTGGCCAAGGTCTAAAACGCTTAATAATTACGATACAATTTTGGAAGAAATCACTGAGCGTGAAATGACAACGTCACGTGTTGGCAGAAAATTGTTGACATAA
- a CDS encoding NTP transferase domain-containing protein, protein MKRKVTKAVITAAGYGTRFLPATKNVPKELLPIINKPTIAYIVDQCVAAGIEDIIIVTRFGNHAVEDYFDSEPTLENYLNKKGKTKLEEEIKSVYKSANFIFMRQKADLPYGNAAPLYSVKNLIKDEPFVFSWGDDITIGEGAGVEELVNSYNNKPCDVILNCLRTTKEEISRVGAEVRIKEGTSDVVEEIIEKPPLEEVTSDLLSVAPYLLTSKIFDYLDPSVDQRTGEFLFQKGVEGILKDNGDVRVSVTSGKWLTMGDPLNYLKATVEMALIRDDLRDDFLAYLKSRVKELNGI, encoded by the coding sequence ATGAAAAGAAAGGTTACAAAAGCAGTGATAACGGCAGCGGGTTACGGAACCCGCTTTTTGCCGGCAACAAAAAATGTCCCCAAAGAATTACTGCCGATAATAAATAAACCAACGATCGCTTACATAGTTGATCAATGTGTGGCCGCAGGTATAGAAGATATAATAATCGTGACGAGATTTGGCAATCACGCCGTCGAAGACTATTTCGACAGCGAACCGACTTTGGAAAATTACCTTAACAAAAAAGGCAAGACAAAATTGGAAGAGGAAATAAAATCCGTATACAAGTCGGCGAACTTTATTTTTATGAGACAAAAAGCCGATCTACCTTATGGCAACGCGGCGCCTTTGTACTCGGTCAAAAATTTAATAAAAGACGAGCCCTTTGTGTTTTCGTGGGGGGATGATATCACGATCGGCGAAGGAGCAGGTGTTGAAGAGTTGGTTAACTCATACAATAATAAACCTTGTGACGTGATTTTAAATTGTTTGAGAACAACCAAGGAAGAAATATCCAGAGTGGGTGCAGAAGTTAGGATCAAAGAAGGTACGAGTGATGTTGTCGAAGAAATCATTGAGAAACCTCCTCTCGAAGAGGTAACCAGTGACTTGTTGTCCGTGGCACCTTACTTATTAACTTCGAAAATATTTGATTATCTTGATCCTTCGGTTGATCAAAGAACCGGAGAGTTTTTGTTCCAAAAAGGTGTTGAGGGAATTCTTAAAGATAATGGTGATGTGAGAGTGAGTGTCACTTCAGGGAAGTGGCTTACCATGGGTGATCCTTTGAATTATCTAAAAGCTACGGTTGAAATGGCGTTAATCCGCGACGACTTACGTGATGACTTTCTTGCTTATTTAAAATCGCGGGTAAAAGAACTTAACGGCATTTAA
- a CDS encoding DUF4012 domain-containing protein yields the protein MIKIKNKFFGKGENTTSDTETVSDSVLIPKLGGEKNVNFQEPENAVAKKVSTRKVPKWLKIVMLITVIIFVISVIFSAVAGLMIYRVYQSGLETKVQVEKLVSTLSSQDINVIESELANTKTQVEKLKTSYGAITWMGALPYAGNYVNDGLHGLNAAGEGLNAAQIVIETVKPYADIIGLTKGSTDALNAEESAQDRLDFVVNTIPDVVPRASELSAKMEIIQNELSYIDPNRYPEEFRGIVVRANIKKGKELVSLGEKVITSGKPLLEVAPAMLGTNEPRTYLVLFQNDKELRPTGGFLTAYSIATVENGKFKPVSSSDIYNLDSNYKPSVPAPDPIRKYLKGPYILSSNFRIRDINWSPDFQESMELFVNEAKKAGIEDIDGVIAVDTEVLVKILNVIGLIGVPGFGNFSSEIDERCNCPNVVYELESFADVEGAIVWDQNDPTKIIFAPPNYENRKKIIGPLMNSVLSNSLGQSKEKIPSLFEAGFDSLLEKHVLFYMLDENEQRAVDAFGIAGTIDRDFQGDYLHINDANLGGRKSNLYVTQHVEQDIEIARDKTVTKTVTITYANPEKHDGWLNSVLPNWVRIYVPKGSTVVDVSGLDDQQDPYEEFDKTVVSGLFSLRPEGVAKVVVTYTLPFKADGEKYPFLIQKQPGTNSPLYSITINNNIEEFYLKTDKELALEL from the coding sequence ATGATTAAAATAAAAAATAAATTTTTTGGAAAGGGAGAAAACACCACTTCTGACACTGAAACAGTTTCGGATTCTGTTTTGATCCCAAAGTTGGGCGGGGAGAAAAACGTAAATTTTCAAGAACCGGAAAATGCAGTAGCTAAAAAAGTTTCTACTCGCAAAGTCCCCAAGTGGCTGAAAATTGTCATGTTGATTACGGTTATTATTTTTGTGATTAGTGTTATATTTTCGGCTGTCGCGGGTTTAATGATTTACCGTGTTTATCAAAGCGGTCTTGAGACAAAGGTGCAAGTTGAAAAACTCGTTTCAACTTTGTCTTCGCAGGATATTAATGTAATTGAAAGCGAATTAGCCAATACTAAAACACAAGTCGAAAAATTAAAGACCTCATATGGTGCGATTACGTGGATGGGAGCACTTCCTTATGCCGGCAATTACGTCAACGACGGACTGCACGGTTTAAACGCAGCAGGTGAAGGCTTAAATGCCGCGCAAATTGTGATCGAAACAGTCAAGCCGTATGCGGACATTATCGGTTTAACCAAAGGGTCAACTGACGCACTAAACGCTGAAGAAAGCGCCCAAGACAGGCTTGATTTTGTGGTAAATACAATACCGGATGTTGTGCCGCGAGCAAGTGAATTGTCGGCTAAGATGGAAATTATTCAAAACGAACTGTCATATATCGACCCAAATCGCTATCCGGAGGAGTTCAGGGGAATAGTTGTCAGAGCTAATATTAAAAAGGGTAAGGAATTAGTTAGCCTCGGTGAAAAAGTGATTACAAGCGGAAAACCATTACTTGAGGTTGCTCCAGCGATGCTTGGTACCAATGAACCTCGAACTTACTTGGTATTATTCCAAAATGACAAAGAGCTAAGACCGACGGGAGGATTTCTAACCGCATATTCGATTGCGACAGTCGAAAACGGCAAATTCAAACCGGTCTCGTCAAGTGATATTTATAATTTAGATTCTAATTACAAACCAAGCGTTCCGGCACCTGATCCGATTAGGAAATATCTCAAGGGTCCATACATACTTTCTTCGAACTTTCGCATAAGGGACATTAATTGGTCTCCCGATTTTCAGGAAAGTATGGAACTTTTTGTGAACGAAGCCAAAAAAGCAGGAATTGAGGATATTGACGGTGTAATTGCAGTCGATACCGAAGTTTTAGTTAAAATCTTAAACGTTATCGGGTTAATCGGTGTTCCCGGTTTTGGTAATTTTAGTTCCGAAATCGACGAAAGGTGTAATTGTCCGAACGTAGTTTACGAGTTGGAGAGTTTTGCAGACGTAGAAGGTGCGATTGTATGGGATCAAAATGACCCGACCAAAATAATATTTGCTCCCCCCAACTATGAAAACAGAAAGAAAATTATCGGTCCGCTTATGAACTCGGTACTTTCGAATTCCCTGGGACAATCAAAAGAGAAAATTCCTTCCCTTTTTGAAGCAGGTTTCGATTCTCTTTTAGAAAAACATGTTTTGTTTTATATGCTTGATGAAAATGAGCAACGTGCAGTCGATGCATTTGGGATTGCGGGTACGATAGATCGTGATTTCCAGGGTGACTATCTTCATATTAACGATGCTAATTTGGGTGGTAGAAAATCAAATTTATATGTAACACAGCATGTTGAGCAAGATATCGAAATTGCCAGAGACAAAACTGTAACAAAAACGGTAACAATAACATATGCAAATCCGGAAAAACATGACGGATGGTTAAATTCGGTATTGCCAAACTGGGTTAGAATTTATGTTCCCAAGGGAAGCACGGTGGTTGACGTATCGGGTTTGGACGATCAACAAGACCCGTATGAAGAGTTTGATAAAACGGTTGTTTCCGGCTTGTTTAGTTTAAGACCGGAAGGTGTGGCTAAAGTGGTTGTTACTTACACTTTACCTTTCAAGGCGGATGGAGAAAAATATCCATTTTTGATACAAAAGCAACCGGGGACCAATAGTCCACTTTATTCAATTACCATAAACAATAACATTGAAGAATTTTATCTAAAAACTGACAAAGAGCTTGCATTAGAGCTTTGA
- a CDS encoding sugar transferase, giving the protein MNYENGKRLIDIAGSVFLIILFSPVIIITALLIKFTSEGPILADVPDRVGMNGKLFKFFKFRSMIPNAHQLLRTDPRFKKAFEEQQKKGNYKIENDPRITNIGRFIRKYSIDEVPQFFNVIKGDMSIVGPRPYYPEELKIQQKKFPMTKNLVKEMLSVKPGITGFWQVSGRSDVAFDKRIEMDAYYARKKSLILDILILLKTPWAMISGKGAV; this is encoded by the coding sequence ATGAACTACGAAAACGGTAAACGCTTAATCGATATTGCGGGATCAGTCTTTCTGATAATATTATTTTCACCCGTAATTATAATAACTGCACTTTTAATTAAATTTACTTCAGAAGGTCCGATTCTTGCAGATGTTCCCGATCGTGTGGGTATGAATGGTAAGTTATTCAAGTTTTTTAAATTCAGATCGATGATTCCGAATGCCCATCAATTGTTGAGAACTGATCCCAGATTCAAAAAAGCGTTCGAAGAGCAGCAAAAAAAAGGTAATTATAAAATAGAAAATGACCCCAGAATTACAAATATCGGTAGGTTTATACGAAAATACTCTATCGATGAAGTACCTCAGTTTTTTAATGTAATAAAGGGCGACATGAGTATAGTTGGACCAAGACCCTATTATCCCGAAGAACTTAAAATTCAACAGAAAAAATTTCCGATGACCAAAAATCTGGTTAAGGAAATGTTATCGGTGAAACCCGGGATAACGGGATTCTGGCAGGTATCCGGAAGAAGTGATGTTGCGTTTGATAAAAGAATTGAAATGGATGCTTACTATGCACGTAAAAAATCTTTAATACTCGATATTTTAATTCTATTAAAGACCCCATGGGCAATGATTTCCGGGAAAGGCGCAGTTTAG
- a CDS encoding mannose-1-phosphate guanylyltransferase: MKTNYKEHLYALIMAGGGGTRLWPMSLERCPKQFLKLFGNTSLLEITAERLVRFLPWERIIVSTSSDDYAKEIKKLLPKLDSKNIVVEPIRRDSGPAHALSTMVIYKRDPDAVIINAASDHLVRPTSSYKRVMLAAAATAYQGDYLVAVGVKPTYPHTGMGHLQKGDFVKKVNSRSVYKLKRFVEKPPLEMAKKYTTSGDYFWNANQFVWRADSFLNAVKKHAPEIWTHLEIISHHIGTTNEHKIIESEFPKMPKISVEYSVCEKADNFLMLMSDYQWTDIGDWNEVWKNLGKDYQGNVIIDGDEPGGEIINMDTSDALIHKNGRLIAVIDVDNLVIIDTKDALLICSKSKAQNVKKIVNRLKEMKRNDLL; encoded by the coding sequence ATGAAAACTAATTATAAAGAACATTTATATGCTTTAATCATGGCAGGCGGCGGCGGAACGCGACTGTGGCCAATGTCTTTAGAGCGATGTCCCAAACAATTCTTAAAACTTTTCGGAAATACAAGTTTATTGGAGATTACCGCGGAACGCTTGGTAAGGTTTTTACCTTGGGAGAGGATAATAGTATCTACGTCAAGCGATGATTATGCAAAAGAAATAAAGAAACTACTCCCCAAACTTGATTCTAAAAATATCGTTGTTGAACCAATACGAAGAGATAGTGGGCCCGCACACGCGTTGAGTACAATGGTGATTTACAAAAGGGATCCAGATGCCGTTATAATAAACGCAGCTTCAGATCATTTAGTTCGTCCGACAAGTAGCTATAAACGTGTTATGTTAGCTGCAGCCGCTACTGCATATCAAGGAGACTATTTAGTGGCTGTGGGTGTTAAGCCCACTTATCCCCATACGGGAATGGGGCATTTACAAAAAGGGGATTTTGTAAAAAAAGTAAATAGCAGATCGGTATATAAACTGAAAAGATTCGTGGAAAAACCTCCACTGGAAATGGCGAAAAAGTATACTACGTCTGGTGATTACTTCTGGAATGCAAACCAATTTGTGTGGAGGGCGGATTCCTTTTTGAATGCCGTAAAGAAGCATGCACCTGAGATATGGACGCACCTTGAAATTATCTCACATCATATTGGTACGACAAACGAACATAAAATAATTGAAAGTGAATTTCCCAAAATGCCAAAGATTTCAGTTGAATATTCTGTGTGTGAAAAGGCAGACAACTTTTTAATGTTAATGTCGGATTATCAGTGGACGGATATTGGAGATTGGAATGAAGTATGGAAGAATCTGGGAAAAGATTATCAAGGCAATGTAATAATAGATGGCGACGAGCCTGGTGGAGAAATAATTAATATGGATACGTCAGACGCGCTTATTCATAAGAATGGTAGGTTAATTGCAGTAATCGATGTTGATAATCTTGTGATTATTGACACCAAAGACGCCTTACTTATTTGTTCAAAAAGTAAGGCACAGAATGTAAAAAAAATCGTCAATCGCTTGAAAGAAATGAAACGGAATGATTTGCTATAA
- a CDS encoding glycosyltransferase: protein MRTAIVYDRVNKWGGAERVLVALHNIFPDAPLYTSVYNPVNASWARAFPNIYTSFIQKLPGAKSRHELIPFLMPIAFETFDFSDYDLVISVTSEFAKGIITTPKTKHVCYLLTPTRYLWSGYDEYFSNSLFRALTKPLINYLRYWDMIASKRPDMVISISKEVQKRVKRYYGIDSKVIYPPLFIDRYNITRFTTKLNGVKYKNYFLVVSRLVKYKKVDIAIRVFNQLNYPLVVIGKGKEEKYLKSIAGSNVYFLKNLTDRKLANYYYGARALVMPQLEDFGLVSIEAQSYGTPVIAYAKGGALDTVNKETGIIFNDQTKAGLSEAILRFNQQLFDREAIIKNTKRFSFRVFQQKLLKTINEN, encoded by the coding sequence ATGAGAACAGCTATCGTCTACGATCGTGTAAATAAATGGGGAGGAGCAGAAAGAGTTCTTGTGGCTTTGCATAACATATTTCCCGATGCGCCTCTTTATACGTCGGTTTACAATCCCGTAAATGCGTCTTGGGCAAGGGCATTCCCCAATATTTACACAAGTTTTATACAAAAACTGCCAGGTGCCAAAAGTAGACACGAATTAATTCCTTTTCTGATGCCGATTGCTTTTGAAACATTCGATTTTTCGGATTATGACCTTGTTATATCTGTGACAAGTGAATTTGCGAAGGGAATTATTACCACGCCAAAAACAAAGCATGTATGTTATTTATTAACACCAACGCGATATTTATGGTCTGGATATGATGAATATTTTAGCAATTCGTTGTTTCGGGCATTAACAAAACCCCTTATCAATTATCTTAGATACTGGGATATGATTGCATCAAAGCGGCCGGATATGGTTATTTCAATTTCCAAGGAGGTACAAAAAAGGGTGAAGCGGTATTACGGTATCGATTCTAAAGTGATATACCCACCACTGTTTATAGATAGGTATAATATCACTAGATTTACAACAAAATTAAATGGCGTAAAATACAAAAATTACTTTCTTGTGGTATCGAGATTGGTTAAGTACAAGAAAGTAGATATTGCAATTAGGGTGTTTAATCAATTAAATTATCCCCTTGTTGTAATTGGAAAAGGCAAAGAAGAAAAGTATCTAAAAAGTATAGCAGGTAGTAATGTATATTTTTTGAAAAATTTGACAGACAGAAAGTTGGCCAATTATTATTATGGCGCGAGAGCATTAGTTATGCCGCAGTTGGAAGACTTTGGATTAGTGTCAATTGAGGCCCAAAGCTATGGAACACCAGTTATTGCTTATGCAAAAGGTGGTGCACTGGATACCGTTAACAAAGAAACTGGAATAATATTTAACGATCAGACGAAAGCAGGTTTGTCTGAAGCCATTTTACGATTTAATCAACAATTATTTGACCGGGAAGCTATAATAAAAAATACAAAAAGGTTTAGCTTTAGAGTGTTTCAACAAAAATTACTAAAAACTATTAATGAAAACTAA
- a CDS encoding glycosyltransferase family 4 protein → MKILIDGRMYGLENTGIGRYVINLVNNIKTLDNKNTYYILLKTRYFNELNLPNNWKKIETNINHYSLKEQVMLPKIIKQIKPTLVHFPHINVPVLYKGKYVVTVHDMTQLSFDNKATTLPMPLYIIKHLALKIVFSKVKRADALITPSNFVKDALILKNISPNKIYTTYEGVDRNFYADTNITSLLHKNNILSKYFVYAGNAYPHKNIESAINALRVINTKRKEKIKLVIISPKGKFSQKLKQYVINNHIDNEVVILGFVSDGEYAAILHHAIAFVFPSLSEGFGLPGLEAMSLGTPLLCSNIPVFKEIYGENAIYFRPKDLASLSDAMNYIIKLDKEKRQLLTRNAKRHAQNYSWKNMASETLEIYHNIN, encoded by the coding sequence ATGAAAATATTAATTGACGGAAGAATGTATGGATTAGAGAATACCGGTATTGGGAGGTATGTAATTAATTTGGTTAATAATATTAAAACACTAGATAATAAAAATACTTATTACATACTACTCAAAACTAGATACTTCAATGAACTAAATTTACCCAACAATTGGAAAAAGATAGAAACGAATATAAACCACTATTCACTAAAGGAGCAAGTGATGCTTCCAAAAATAATTAAACAGATTAAACCGACTTTGGTGCATTTCCCGCATATCAATGTTCCGGTGTTGTACAAAGGGAAATATGTTGTAACCGTTCACGATATGACACAACTAAGCTTTGACAATAAAGCAACGACTCTTCCCATGCCGCTTTATATAATAAAACATCTAGCGTTAAAAATCGTATTTTCCAAAGTTAAACGAGCTGATGCACTAATAACTCCGAGCAATTTCGTTAAAGATGCGTTGATATTAAAAAATATTTCTCCAAATAAAATATATACCACCTACGAAGGAGTGGATAGAAACTTCTATGCAGATACAAATATCACCAGTTTATTGCACAAAAACAATATACTTTCGAAATATTTTGTATATGCCGGTAATGCCTACCCACACAAAAATATCGAAAGCGCAATTAATGCACTTCGAGTGATAAATACCAAGCGAAAAGAAAAAATAAAATTGGTCATCATATCTCCCAAAGGAAAGTTCTCACAGAAATTAAAACAATACGTTATAAATAATCACATTGATAATGAAGTGGTAATTCTAGGTTTTGTGTCAGATGGTGAGTATGCGGCAATTTTGCATCACGCGATAGCATTTGTGTTTCCCTCGTTATCTGAAGGATTTGGTTTGCCCGGTTTAGAAGCGATGTCGCTTGGTACTCCTTTGCTTTGTTCAAATATTCCTGTTTTCAAAGAAATATATGGTGAAAATGCTATTTACTTTCGACCCAAAGATTTGGCGTCTTTGTCTGATGCAATGAATTACATAATTAAATTAGATAAAGAAAAAAGACAGCTTTTGACAAGGAATGCAAAAAGACATGCGCAAAACTACAGCTGGAAAAATATGGCAAGTGAAACATTGGAAATTTATCACAATATAAACTAA
- a CDS encoding glycosyltransferase family 2 protein, with the protein MVKKTSRKKLSIVIVSYNTKDILRDCLLSLEEVKNEVNFEVFVSDNGSIDKSVEMVKKQFDWVNVIENNKNLGFARGNNAVRDLVKGEYVLFLNSDTLVHKNTLLSTINFMDQNKDVGSVSCRVVLPNGDFDKDTRRSFPTPWVALTHIAIPIDKLFPKSKLFAKYWYGFIPDNQPHEVDVIQGAFHLTRKSIFDKIGWFDEDYFLDGEDIDICWRIKAQGWKIMYYPKVSITHVKKASKKKPNAENKKIFTTAGVNAMEIFYRKHLWEKYPVQLNYLVILGIRLVKILRLIKLKLK; encoded by the coding sequence ATGGTAAAAAAAACCTCTAGAAAAAAACTGTCAATTGTGATTGTTAGTTATAATACCAAAGATATATTGAGAGATTGTCTACTGTCTCTTGAAGAAGTTAAGAATGAGGTTAACTTTGAGGTATTTGTTTCAGATAACGGTTCAATCGATAAAAGCGTTGAGATGGTAAAAAAACAATTTGATTGGGTCAATGTCATAGAGAATAATAAGAATCTTGGATTTGCACGGGGAAATAATGCTGTCCGCGATTTGGTAAAAGGCGAGTATGTTTTGTTTCTTAACTCAGATACTTTGGTGCACAAAAATACTCTTTTATCTACGATTAACTTTATGGATCAGAATAAAGATGTAGGGTCAGTTTCATGTCGTGTCGTTTTGCCAAATGGGGATTTTGACAAAGATACCAGACGGTCGTTTCCTACTCCATGGGTAGCGTTGACGCATATAGCAATACCGATTGATAAGTTATTTCCAAAATCAAAACTCTTTGCAAAATACTGGTATGGATTTATACCCGATAATCAACCTCATGAAGTAGATGTCATACAGGGTGCTTTTCACTTGACCAGAAAAAGTATTTTTGACAAAATCGGATGGTTTGATGAGGACTATTTTTTAGACGGTGAGGATATCGATATTTGCTGGAGAATAAAAGCACAAGGGTGGAAAATTATGTATTATCCCAAGGTTTCCATCACACATGTAAAGAAAGCATCAAAGAAAAAACCCAACGCCGAAAATAAAAAAATATTTACAACTGCCGGAGTTAACGCGATGGAAATATTTTACAGAAAGCATCTATGGGAAAAATATCCGGTACAGCTAAATTACCTGGTAATACTTGGGATAAGGTTGGTAAAAATACTCCGACTTATTAAACTAAAACTTAAATGA